From Candidatus Paceibacterota bacterium:
CGCTATTGCCAAGGGCAGGAAGCGCCCCACTGTGCTCACTCGAGGAGTGGACATACCCACTCCTGCCATACCAATCGCAACCAAAATTGACCCTATTTGAACCGCACCTAGCATTCCGAGGGTTACTCCGAAGAGGACAAAGGTGTAACCCGAAAGAGAGAGGAAACGCGGGGCTAGCGACATGCTTCCACGACGTTTTTGAGGAGCATTGCCCGCGTCATTGGACCCACTCCGCCAGGCATTGGGGCGACATAGCCAGCCACCTCCATCACGTTTGGGTGAACATCGCCTAATAACCCAGCCTCCGTGCGGGATATTCCGACATCAACAATCGCCGCTCCCGGCTTGATCATCTCCGCGGTGAGGAAATGAGCTTTACCGATTGCGGCGACCACAACATCGGCATTCTTTGTGTGTCGAACCAAATCCTTCGTCCCGGTGTGTGTCAACGTCACCGTGGAGTTCTCACTCTTGCGTGTGAGGAGCAGACCAAGCGGCCGACCCACGGTCAAGCCTCGACCAATCACAGTGACCTCAGCCCCATCGAGGTCAACCCCGTAATGACGGAGCAATTCCACAATCCCGCGAGGAGTACAAGGCAGCGGTGCATCTTCGCCACTTACTAGTCGGCCAAGGTTGAGTGGGTGCAATCCATCCGCATCTTTTTCCGGATCAATCGCCTCCAATATCTTCTGGGAATTTATGCCACGGGGCAATGGCAACTGAACTATGTAGCCAGTGCATTCCTTAGAAG
This genomic window contains:
- a CDS encoding bifunctional methylenetetrahydrofolate dehydrogenase/methenyltetrahydrofolate cyclohydrolase — encoded protein: MSAQILDGKALASKIKGELTKEVFELKALGRAPGLGTVLVGDDPGSHSYVSGKHRDCHEVGITSIRVDLPDSATEKDVLAAIKDLNASKECTGYIVQLPLPRGINSQKILEAIDPEKDADGLHPLNLGRLVSGEDAPLPCTPRGIVELLRHYGVDLDGAEVTVIGRGLTVGRPLGLLLTRKSENSTVTLTHTGTKDLVRHTKNADVVVAAIGKAHFLTAEMIKPGAAIVDVGISRTEAGLLGDVHPNVMEVAGYVAPMPGGVGPMTRAMLLKNVVEACR